GGCGCGTACGCCTCGCGCGGCCCACGCCCTGACCGAGTGGTCCCTGTTGTGTCACGGCCTGTGCCACATCGCGGTCGACCGCACCGCGGGATCTGACCAGCGCTGTGACACCACGCGACCGTCACCGCAACCGCTAGGGTCCCGGGCGTGCGAGTCCTCGGCATCGACGTGAGCCCCGACCTCCTCGAGCGGTGGGTGGGGTGGTTCGCCCCCGAGGCCCAGCCGTTCCTCGCCGACGACGCACTCGCCGCCGCCGTCGGCGGGCGCGAGGAGGAGCTCACCGACGAGGTCCGCGACACCTTCTGCCTCTACGGCCCGCCCGAGGGGCTGCGGCACGTGTGGCTCGACGAGCAGCAGCTCCTCGACCTGCCGCGGGTGCTGCGCGTACGCCTGGTGCGCGAGCAGCTCGCCCACGAGCGCGAGCTGGTGCCGAGCGTCCGTGGATGGGTGGACGTGGTCCCGCGGGTGCGCGAGCAGGTCGACGGGCACCGCTTCGTCTGGTGGCCCTCGCTGCTCGCCGGCCACGAGCAGGACGTGCTCACCGCCTACGTCGAGGAGGGGCGCCGGCCGAGCCGCCACGAGGAGGTGCCCGCATCCGTCTGGTCCGCGGCGACCGACGTGCTGCCGGGCGCCCGGCGCCTCGCCGGCACCTTCCCGCCGGCCAGCGGCCCCAACTGCTTCGGCGCGGTGATGGCCGCCGCCGGGGTCGACGGGGCCGAGGACGTCTGGATGGTGCGCGAGCCCTTCGAGGAGTGGCTGGCGACGGCGACCCGCCCCGGCGGTCGCGACGACGAGCCCGGCACGGTGCTGGTGTGGCGCTCGCCCGACGGCCTGGTGCAGCACGCCGCCGTCACGCTCGGGAGCGGCTGGGCGCTGCACAAGCCGTCCCAGGGCTGGATGAGCCCGACCAAGGTGCTGACCGTCGTCGAGTGCCGGGCCAGCTCCCGGGCCCCGGGACGCCGGCTCGAGCGCCGCACCCTCAGGGCTCGATGAGCCCCGCGCGGATCGCGTAGCGGGTGAGCTCGACGCGGTCGCGCATGCCGAGCTTGGCCAGGATGTTGGCGCGGTGCCCCTCGACCGTCTTCGGCGCGATGTGCAGGTCACGGGCGATCTCGCGCGAGGAGCGGCCCTCGGCGATGAGCTTGATGACCTGGTCCTCGCGGGCGGTGAGCACGGACGCCGGCACCCGCTCGCCGCGGCGCAGCCGGTCGAGGTAGTCGCGGACCAGGGTGCTCTCCGCGCCGGGGTAGAGGAACGTCTCGCCGCGCATCGCGGCCCGGCACGCGCCGACCAGGTCCTCGTCGGCCACCGACTTGAGGACGTAGCCGCTCGCGCCCGCCTTGAGCGCGCCGAAGAAGTACTGCTCGTTGTCGTGCATCGACAGCATGAGGATCTTCGGCGGCTGCCGCCGCCGGGCGATCTCCGCCGCCGCCTGGAGCCCGGTCATCCGCGGCATCGCGATGTCGAGCACCACCAGGTCGACCTCCGTGGTCCGCAGCGCGGCCACCGCCTCGGTGCCGTCGGCGGCCTCCGCGACCACGGTGAGGTCGGGCTCCTGCTCCAGGATCAGCCGCACCCCGCGGCGCACCAGCGTGTGGTCGTCG
Above is a genomic segment from Nocardioides okcheonensis containing:
- a CDS encoding response regulator yields the protein MIRILLADDHTLVRRGVRLILEQEPDLTVVAEAADGTEAVAALRTTEVDLVVLDIAMPRMTGLQAAAEIARRRQPPKILMLSMHDNEQYFFGALKAGASGYVLKSVADEDLVGACRAAMRGETFLYPGAESTLVRDYLDRLRRGERVPASVLTAREDQVIKLIAEGRSSREIARDLHIAPKTVEGHRANILAKLGMRDRVELTRYAIRAGLIEP